The genomic segment CTTGCAGCGGTATCTCCCCATCCTTTCTCAAAACCCCACTCCTTGAATCTGCTCAAATATTGATGTTAGAATAGTTTTCTCCTCGAATTGTTTCTGGTGTTTTAGATGAAATAATCAAAGTGATATACCTCAACTCGAAATTTTGATATGGTGTATCGGGAGATAGCGATGATAGAAACACATCAGCCACAACCAATGCAGCCTGGAGCTTTGCTGGCGTGTTCAGGGTCTCATTGATCATGAGTTTCTGCCAAAGTAAAATTCGACTGTTAAGGATTAATGTTGAAAACCCGAATAATGCTACATGGTAAAGTCCGTTGTCTTACGTCATCGTGGTGATTTAATGACAGTAGGTGCTCAACTAGAGGGGTTGCAGCCTCCTTCTCTACCCATAGTTTTGTACTCAAGAACTTAGATATGAAATTCATCCCATTTCCTATAGAAGACGACAAGTTAAGGCGCGGAGTAGAGTACTGAAGGGCCCCAAAGTCCACTTCTAGAGCATTTTCATCTTTGGCCCTGTAATGTTCACACAACATATTTTCTGCTTAAGACAAACAGTCTATAAATAGAAATCAGATTACTCTCTTAGATTCCGAACAAAAAATATAGTACCAGCTCTCATCATATATGCTCTCTTTGAATTTCAGGTACTCTGTAGCATTAATGCCTTCAACAGTGAGATCATGGGCATTCACTTTAACGTATTCCCAATAGCCTGGACTCGGTCTTACCGCAAAGGCAACATACGGAGGAATAACAGCCGCTTCCTGTGGATTTTCGGACAAAACATAAAAGTTTTAAGCATTAATACCGATCCTTATGACCTTTGTCGTATATAGTTTTGTTCTAACTAAAGAATGTGCGCATATATCTCACCTGGGTAGAGCACAGAATGTAGCCAAGTGTGCCTTCCAAGACCTGAGTTCTTTCAGCTTGGTCATCAATAGACTTCTCGATCTCATCCATAAGATGATGAAGCTTCATCAACCGTTTCCCCTGCTGTAAGTACCTCGCAAAACACCTTTTCATAAGGTACCTTCGTTCCCTCAATGCTTCAGGCATGTTATCTGCTATCGAGTCAGACTTCATTAATGCCGGTGAAGCAGCCATTATGTATTAACTATCTATGTACACTAGAACTCGAGGGAGTTGTTGGGGAGGTGGGAGAAGAAGATTTCGTTTGTCTGGTAATGAATATAGCAAAGTATGATTTTCGAGACCCAACACCTGTGGTATATATAGGTTCTAGGATGGAGTAATAAATTAACAAGTTTAATGTCCTTATGACTTATGGGTACGTCAAAGGATATTGATAGGGAAAGAACATTCCTTATTTTGAGTTTTCAGAAAAGAATGTATTGGAAAAGGGAGATACCTTGTTTAAGCTATTATTACCACAGTTTTACTATCTTGTATCTTGTTTATGTCTTATACCTTACCTGCCCAGCTAtacaagattttttttaaaaaaattaattatattttaacaattttatatcaTTCAATCAAAGTTATATGCGCGTTTGGTACTTTTTAGTAgaattttggtttttaatttgttggttgtttaaaaagactaattataacaatgtgtttggtaaatgacttatTATTCAATCaaagttaattatattttaacaattttatctCGTTTAATTGAATATGTTCTAACAATTTATATCGTATCATTCAATAAAAGctaatatagttttttttttcttttttgcttGATCATTTTTTCTATATCAAACAACCAacaattgaaatttaattttatcaaacatcatTTAAACACCATGCTTTTCCAGCCAATAAAGATTTGCCAAACACTTTAGAACTCTATTATCCTAATTTCACAGTTTGATGAGTAAAATATACGTGACTATATTGTTATATGAGAACTGAGAAGTTTAAAAGGCATATTtgataaaatgatttttttttaaattttgattttttagttagtttaaaaaatatttaggtaATAATTTTTAAGGCAATTGAAAAAGTAGTTTTAAAGTCAAAaccaaaaagttaatttttagctttttgacctatttttctataataaacaACATCCAACAACAATTAATTTTACTAAAACAGCCCCATAATAATTGATTTATCAATCAATACATCCAACTAGTAAAACTAATTAACATCTAATCAACAACTATTTGTTAAACTGGCAAAGTCCTAATAATTCACAACTTCCATTTATGTGAGCAATACAACTTGCAACTTACAAGTGAAAATAAACGAAACCAAATTAAGTGTAGCAGTCTACAGTCATATCTAATAAATAAAGCAGGAGTGAAATGAGGCATTATGAAATGGATGGCTGTAATTATGATTTACAGTCTACAACACAAAATGGACGGCTAAAACAACCAATTGCTGGGATTGTGTTCCAAGTTGAATAGGGGAGTGCAGGAAGACATGTCGACATCATGAACCGATCCCTCAAACAAAACTATTAATACAGCTCAAGAGTAAGACTGTCCTAGTCTTCAGGGGAGAATTTGATCCTGTATAGTCCTACAGTTTGTGCCATTTTCAGGGGAGAGTGAAGCAATCGTATGAGAGCAATAAGAAATACAATCAAGAAGCGTCTGCTTGTAGCGGAGCCTCCATTGAACGGCCAATTTCCATCTCTCTATAGACCTCTTGACCTTTAAAGATGGGGCCAACACGACTTCACTTGCTCCATAGCACGTCTCCATACACTCCAAAAATTTGCAGAATTCCATGGCCGCTGCACTTGGAAGAGTTTTTGGCTTCTCAAAAGACTGAATCTGTTGAGCCTTGTCAATTGCACCAAGTAGTGATTGGTCATCTTCAATTGTTGAGGGGAGATTTCTAAGAATAGCCTGACCATTTGATAccaaccatttcatcacaattgTCTCATTTTCCGTTGATAGCTGTAAGCCAGAAAGTGCAAGGTATCCAACTAATTTTCGCTGATTTTGCGGAGTTTTCCACAATCTTAATGCAGATAACAGGGCAAAAGAAGGTTTCCCATCATGCTGAATGTACAGAGAATCTGCAGGCCATGAATGGCAAGCGAATATATCATTTTCTAAAGGTATAATAACCTTGTCATTTGGATTTCTATTCAAAAGAAACCCATAATGTTCAAGTAGTTCCAAGTTTGTGTATGTCCCATAGCTTAATAAAACCTGCATAAACAGACAGTCCATTTAGAACACCACAATATTGTAGGTTACGAAAATATGAGTACATGATAAGGATCAGAAATGAGCAGGTGGTATATGCAAATTGCAACCTGTCGTATACGATTAATCATTCTTTTTATGAAGTATAAGCAGGACGTATTGACAATGAGCTTCACAAAATCTCTAGTTTTTTCCGCTTCAGAGCACTAGaattaacaaaatttatgaAGGGATACAATAGAGAGTATTGCCGAAGAAACCAAAGGGCTCAAAAAGCCCGAAATTCTATGTAAAAACAAAATGTCACTCGGCAATCAGCATTAGTTGGGGTAGTGTTCAAACTTCAAATTATCACTGATTTTCTACAGTCCATTAAATACTATGAGCAAATCAAAATCTATTTTACTGTCCTATCACTTGTTACTCTTTCTTCATCAAGTCCTTTAAATACCAAGCGCAAAAACACTTTCTTAAATGGCATACCACCAATCACCTATCCATATCTTATCACTGTTAACCCCCTTTTTTTTATCAAGTAACCATGAGCATAATAAGATCCCTCCTCATCTACTTAGGAGGTATTTCTTCTGAGATCAAAAATGCTATTCTTCAGGAGTTGGGTATCAATTGAGGCTCCTTCCACTCTATCAAAAAACCTTACGTTTTCTCAATGTTGGCCCGCGGTTAAATAAGTTGTTGTCTTATGTTGGTCGTGTGAAACTTATTAGGGTTgtgattagggtttaggggtgtGCACAGTTTTTGGTGTCAAGAGTTCCTCCTCCCTAAAAAGCTTCTTAAGCTTGTTGAGAGCAAATGCAGGATCTTTCTTTGACTAGGCATGATTTTCCATTAAAACGCAGACATTATGTAACGTAACgacctcatttttattttgtaaaagtGGTCTCAACTTATCAAATATTCCAAGAGGATCAAGACAGATATATTTACTTACCTGCTCACCCAGTCTGTAGTTTTTCTTAGCATAAAAACAATATGCAGCCAGATCTTCCTCATAACCACCATCAATTAACCTGCTGGAGCAATCAGAATTTTCGGTATCTACGAATGGATCCTCCGCGTCATCAAGCACGTT from the Amaranthus tricolor cultivar Red isolate AtriRed21 chromosome 12, ASM2621246v1, whole genome shotgun sequence genome contains:
- the LOC130828328 gene encoding protein SET DOMAIN GROUP 40, encoding MTEMEFQQQAILTIFLKWAAEHGVSDSPSSYVSSSCLGHSLCISNFPEAGGRGLAAVRELKKGELILRVPKSALMTSDSVLDKDHEIAHAFNLHRKLSSTQVLTVCLLAEMNKGRRSAWYPYLMQLPRSCDILASFGPFETKALQVEDAIWVTEKVISKADSDWREAIILLKHLELKPQLVTFKAWLWASAMISTRTLHVPWDSAGCLCPVGDFFNYAAPGDELAATGISSNVLDDAEDPFVDTENSDCSSRLIDGGYEEDLAAYCFYAKKNYRLGEQVLLSYGTYTNLELLEHYGFLLNRNPNDKVIIPLENDIFACHSWPADSLYIQHDGKPSFALLSALRLWKTPQNQRKLVGYLALSGLQLSTENETIVMKWLVSNGQAILRNLPSTIEDDQSLLGAIDKAQQIQSFEKPKTLPSAAAMEFCKFLECMETCYGASEVVLAPSLKVKRSIERWKLAVQWRLRYKQTLLDCISYCSHTIASLSPENGTNCRTIQDQILP